In Dromiciops gliroides isolate mDroGli1 chromosome 4, mDroGli1.pri, whole genome shotgun sequence, one DNA window encodes the following:
- the LOC122752854 gene encoding tapasin-related protein-like isoform X1, translating into MVGREMLALYLLSAGLLWTPGWHVVEAGMKLGKVGQLPCMLEVPPDPSKTQDGESHLHWQHIQLVLSGSESQTLPHGSNSDTFLLQDKAGVLLPHVDEDVDKLECKVSRYFTANTQILWPGLPRRQVQLPTWYIVTITHTDDEFRISTFCFQPAEPSQGPGPAPFTGVFSLYTKASRVQVKLQGTVLLACGFTVDHVAKAMDVAWVLRQKGGRHREVLKYEGKRRQVTHLQEQAKAFPSEIPRGNASILLTSVAVRDQGTYFCSVGTAGLHWELGIEVVVVEPPKVTLSPQTPTLSLEEGEEKKLVCEVNRYFPLEAHVQWLREPEEGRMLPELVKNALFSNHRQSSDETYSFSSYFLLKVSLQDDGVRYTCRVEHESLHFPIRKSITIRVKERFEIKWWFLLLIIAILVVLLVLLLRTLHQVESRNKGLGFST; encoded by the exons ATGGTGGGAAGAGAAATGCTGGCCCTGTACCTGCTCAGCGCTG GGTTGCTATGGACCCCAGGCTGGCACGTGGTGGAGGCTGGCATGAAGCTGGGCAAGGTTGGCCAGCTACCCTGCATGTTGGAGGTGCCCCCAGATCCCTCTAAGACCCAGGATGGAGAGTCACACCTTCACTGGCAGCATATTCAGCTGGTGCTGAGTGGCTCTGAGAGCCAGACCCTGCCCCATGGGAGCAACAGTGACACCTTCCTATTGCAGG ACAAGGCAGGGGTCCTTCTCCCTCATGTGGATGAAGATGTGGATAAGCTAGAGTGCAAAGTGAGCCGTTACTTCACCGCCAACACACAGATCCTGTGGCCTGGCCTCCCTCGGCGCCAGGTCCAGCTGCCTACCTGGTATATTGTGACCATCACCCACACAGATGACGAGTTCAGAATCTCCACCTTCTGCTTCCAGCCTGCTGAACCTTCCCAGGGCCCTGGGCCAGCACCCTTTACCG GAGTGTTCTCCCTGTACACGAAGGCCTCCCGAGTCCAGGTGAAGCTACAGGGGACGGTGCTCCTGGCCTGCGGATTCACCGTGGACCATGTGGCCAAGGCCATGGATGTGGCCTGGGTGCTCAGGCAGAAGGGGGGACGGCATCGGGAGGTGCTGAAGTATGAGGGGAAACGGCGCCAGGTCACCCACCTTCAGGAGCAGGCTAAGGCCTTCCCCAGCGAGATCCCTAGAGGCAATGCCTCCATTCTGCTCACCAGCGTGGCGGTCAGGGACCAGGGCACCTATTTCTGCTCCGTGGGCACGGCTGGGCTTCACTGGGAGCTCGGCATTGAGGTGGTGGTTGTGG AGCCCCCCAAAGTGACACTCAGTCCCCAGACCCCAACTCTCAGcttggaggaaggggaggagaagaagctgGTGTGTGAGGTCAACCGCTACTTCCCGCTAGAAGCCCATGTGCAGTGGCTGCGAGAGCCTGAGGAAGGCCGCATGCTCCCCGAGTTAGTGAAGAATGCCCTGTTCAGCAATCACCGGCAGAGCAGCGATGAAACCTACAGCTTCTCCAGCTACTTCCTCCTGAAGGTCTCCCTGCAAGATGATGGTGTGCGTTATACCTGCCGGGTGGAACACGAGAGCCTGCACTTCCCCATCAGGAAAAGCATCACAATCAGGGTGAAAG aAAGGTTTGAAATTAAGTGGTGGTTTCTCCTGTTAATCATTGCAATCCTGGTGGTTTTGCTTGTGCTTCTTTTGAGAACCCTGCACCAAG tggaAAGTAGGAACAAG
- the LOC122752854 gene encoding tapasin-related protein-like isoform X2 — translation MVGREMLALYLLSAGLLWTPGWHVVEAGMKLGKVGQLPCMLEVPPDPSKTQDGESHLHWQHIQLVLSGSESQTLPHGSNSDTFLLQDKAGVLLPHVDEDVDKLECKVSRYFTANTQILWPGLPRRQVQLPTWYIVTITHTDDEFRISTFCFQPAEPSQGPGPAPFTGVFSLYTKASRVQVKLQGTVLLACGFTVDHVAKAMDVAWVLRQKGGRHREVLKYEGKRRQVTHLQEQAKAFPSEIPRGNASILLTSVAVRDQGTYFCSVGTAGLHWELGIEVVVVEPPKVTLSPQTPTLSLEEGEEKKLVCEVNRYFPLEAHVQWLREPEEGRMLPELVKNALFSNHRQSSDETYSFSSYFLLKVSLQDDGVRYTCRVEHESLHFPIRKSITIRVKERFEIKWWFLLLIIAILVVLLVLLLRTLHQVESRNKRKPY, via the exons ATGGTGGGAAGAGAAATGCTGGCCCTGTACCTGCTCAGCGCTG GGTTGCTATGGACCCCAGGCTGGCACGTGGTGGAGGCTGGCATGAAGCTGGGCAAGGTTGGCCAGCTACCCTGCATGTTGGAGGTGCCCCCAGATCCCTCTAAGACCCAGGATGGAGAGTCACACCTTCACTGGCAGCATATTCAGCTGGTGCTGAGTGGCTCTGAGAGCCAGACCCTGCCCCATGGGAGCAACAGTGACACCTTCCTATTGCAGG ACAAGGCAGGGGTCCTTCTCCCTCATGTGGATGAAGATGTGGATAAGCTAGAGTGCAAAGTGAGCCGTTACTTCACCGCCAACACACAGATCCTGTGGCCTGGCCTCCCTCGGCGCCAGGTCCAGCTGCCTACCTGGTATATTGTGACCATCACCCACACAGATGACGAGTTCAGAATCTCCACCTTCTGCTTCCAGCCTGCTGAACCTTCCCAGGGCCCTGGGCCAGCACCCTTTACCG GAGTGTTCTCCCTGTACACGAAGGCCTCCCGAGTCCAGGTGAAGCTACAGGGGACGGTGCTCCTGGCCTGCGGATTCACCGTGGACCATGTGGCCAAGGCCATGGATGTGGCCTGGGTGCTCAGGCAGAAGGGGGGACGGCATCGGGAGGTGCTGAAGTATGAGGGGAAACGGCGCCAGGTCACCCACCTTCAGGAGCAGGCTAAGGCCTTCCCCAGCGAGATCCCTAGAGGCAATGCCTCCATTCTGCTCACCAGCGTGGCGGTCAGGGACCAGGGCACCTATTTCTGCTCCGTGGGCACGGCTGGGCTTCACTGGGAGCTCGGCATTGAGGTGGTGGTTGTGG AGCCCCCCAAAGTGACACTCAGTCCCCAGACCCCAACTCTCAGcttggaggaaggggaggagaagaagctgGTGTGTGAGGTCAACCGCTACTTCCCGCTAGAAGCCCATGTGCAGTGGCTGCGAGAGCCTGAGGAAGGCCGCATGCTCCCCGAGTTAGTGAAGAATGCCCTGTTCAGCAATCACCGGCAGAGCAGCGATGAAACCTACAGCTTCTCCAGCTACTTCCTCCTGAAGGTCTCCCTGCAAGATGATGGTGTGCGTTATACCTGCCGGGTGGAACACGAGAGCCTGCACTTCCCCATCAGGAAAAGCATCACAATCAGGGTGAAAG aAAGGTTTGAAATTAAGTGGTGGTTTCTCCTGTTAATCATTGCAATCCTGGTGGTTTTGCTTGTGCTTCTTTTGAGAACCCTGCACCAAG tggaAAGTAGGAACAAG